One part of the Terrimicrobium sacchariphilum genome encodes these proteins:
- a CDS encoding FAD-dependent oxidoreductase translates to MPNYPETFSHMADDLPSIPLSQEAPLVQRLAVRDVPFDDSWDVIVIGGGPSGSAAATAAAREGARTLLIESTACLGGSGTSALVPAWTPFSDQEKMIYCGIAEKVFTTAKEGMAHVKDQDLDWVPIDAERLKRVYDQIVTDSGAHILFQTLLAGVEKDDDGRITSILVANKKGLTAFRAGVYVDCSGDADLCAWAGADFQKGDSLGQMQPGTLCFTLSNVDENAYLNGPDLGWWNPESPIHAIIASGRYPEIPDKHMCHNLVGPGTVGFNAGHVWDVDNTDPGTMSRGIIKGRKLAFAYRNALAEFHPSAFGNAFLVATGSVLGIRETRRILGDYVLRAEDYLERRSFEDEICRNCYFIDMHLTKEEARSKGELEAALRFDRYRKGESHGIPYRCLTPHGLKNVLVAGRSISCDRAVQGSVRIMPVCLATGEAAGIAAVHALRLTDVDVHAVDTERLRSRLREMGAYLPAEPAGVLVNT, encoded by the coding sequence ATGCCTAACTATCCCGAGACTTTTTCTCATATGGCGGATGATCTGCCATCCATTCCTTTATCGCAGGAAGCGCCGCTGGTGCAGCGATTGGCGGTGCGTGACGTGCCGTTTGATGACTCATGGGATGTCATCGTCATCGGTGGAGGGCCATCGGGCTCCGCCGCTGCCACTGCGGCCGCCCGTGAGGGGGCGCGGACGCTCTTGATCGAATCGACCGCATGCCTCGGTGGCTCGGGAACGAGTGCGCTGGTGCCTGCATGGACGCCATTTTCGGACCAGGAGAAAATGATCTACTGCGGGATCGCGGAGAAAGTCTTTACCACCGCCAAGGAAGGCATGGCGCACGTGAAAGACCAGGATCTCGACTGGGTTCCGATCGATGCCGAGCGGCTGAAGCGTGTATACGATCAGATCGTGACCGACTCCGGCGCGCACATCCTTTTCCAGACACTCCTGGCCGGAGTGGAGAAGGATGACGACGGCCGCATTACCTCCATCCTCGTGGCAAACAAGAAGGGCCTTACCGCCTTCCGGGCAGGTGTCTATGTGGATTGCAGCGGTGACGCGGATCTTTGCGCTTGGGCGGGAGCGGACTTTCAAAAGGGAGACAGTCTCGGCCAGATGCAGCCTGGCACCCTTTGCTTCACTCTCTCGAATGTCGACGAAAATGCCTATCTGAACGGCCCTGACCTGGGTTGGTGGAATCCCGAAAGCCCGATCCACGCCATCATCGCCTCGGGCCGCTACCCGGAGATTCCCGACAAGCACATGTGCCACAATCTCGTTGGCCCCGGGACGGTAGGGTTCAATGCCGGGCATGTGTGGGATGTCGACAATACCGACCCAGGGACCATGTCCCGTGGTATAATCAAGGGGCGCAAGCTGGCTTTTGCCTATCGCAATGCCCTGGCCGAGTTTCACCCTTCTGCCTTTGGCAATGCCTTCCTGGTGGCCACTGGCTCCGTGCTGGGGATACGGGAGACTCGCCGCATTCTCGGCGACTATGTTCTGCGCGCTGAGGACTATCTGGAGCGTCGCTCCTTTGAGGATGAAATCTGCCGCAACTGCTACTTCATTGACATGCATCTCACGAAAGAGGAGGCCAGAAGCAAGGGAGAGCTGGAGGCCGCTTTACGCTTCGATCGTTATAGGAAGGGTGAGTCCCATGGCATCCCATATCGATGCCTCACCCCGCATGGACTCAAGAATGTCCTGGTGGCCGGGCGCTCGATCTCCTGTGATCGAGCAGTGCAGGGCAGCGTGCGCATCATGCCTGTGTGTCTGGCCACCGGCGAGGCTGCAGGGATCGCGGCGGTTCATGCCTTGCGTCTGACGGATGTGGATGTGCACGCCGTCGATACGGAGCGGCTGAGGTCGCGGCTGCGGGAGATGGGGGCGTACCTGCCGGCAGAACCCGCCGGGGTGCTTGTCAATACCTAG
- a CDS encoding helix-turn-helix domain-containing protein, with protein MTASTPPIPMSPEPLLEKVPLIQAVMVAFEQETGLHMSFDDFTGWSTGWHEDVPQMKLDWLHLTHSCDFCEFIKSDAHGRKHCIRNKAAVNRLVYHRREGVSGYCHLGLFDMAEPLIFRGWTLGVFYYGSVLVKGKEGASRRRIRRHCTRFGIDPETYLKELGGISMIEPSSIPRHRETLKTVVRLAEYFCEAAGVRPDLYRRRSQRFPYDDPESSPYVVKEAMHFITSHIDEPLIVKDLAAHLRCHPDFLSRKFKQHTGTDLSVYIQHTRIERAKLLLENPKIDIGMAADQAGFSDRVHFSKVFRRVTGMTPGQYQKEALGKAPA; from the coding sequence ATGACTGCTTCCACACCCCCCATCCCAATGTCCCCGGAGCCGCTTCTCGAGAAGGTTCCCCTGATCCAGGCCGTCATGGTTGCCTTCGAGCAGGAGACCGGCCTGCACATGAGCTTTGACGACTTCACCGGGTGGAGTACCGGGTGGCACGAAGACGTGCCGCAGATGAAGCTCGACTGGCTGCATCTCACGCACTCATGCGACTTCTGTGAGTTTATCAAATCCGACGCTCACGGACGGAAGCACTGCATCCGCAACAAGGCTGCGGTAAACCGGCTCGTATATCACCGTCGCGAAGGCGTCTCCGGATACTGCCATCTCGGCCTCTTCGACATGGCTGAGCCATTGATCTTTCGCGGCTGGACACTGGGCGTTTTTTACTACGGTTCGGTGCTGGTCAAGGGCAAGGAAGGGGCGTCCCGCCGCCGCATCCGCCGTCATTGCACGCGCTTCGGCATCGATCCCGAAACCTACCTGAAGGAACTCGGTGGAATCTCGATGATCGAGCCATCATCAATCCCAAGACACCGGGAAACATTGAAGACGGTCGTCCGTCTCGCCGAGTATTTTTGCGAAGCCGCAGGAGTGCGCCCCGATCTTTATCGTCGCCGATCACAGCGATTCCCCTACGACGATCCCGAGTCCTCCCCATATGTGGTGAAGGAGGCGATGCATTTCATCACCTCGCACATCGACGAACCGCTGATCGTCAAAGACCTCGCCGCGCACCTACGCTGCCACCCGGATTTTCTCAGCCGGAAATTCAAGCAGCATACGGGTACCGACCTCAGTGTTTACATTCAGCATACGCGCATCGAGCGCGCCAAGCTGCTATTGGAAAACCCAAAGATCGATATCGGCATGGCCGCAGACCAGGCCGGATTCTCCGACCGTGTGCACTTCAGCAAAGTCTTCCGGCGTGTCACGGGAATGACTCCCGGGCAGTATCAAAAGGAAGCCTTGGGCAAAGCGCCGGCCTGA
- a CDS encoding prepilin-type N-terminal cleavage/methylation domain-containing protein — MSKDGRKGFSLVEVVLALGICAFVLVALLGLFSTGLRAGRESEEQVQAANLASQILATRVAAAGDTNLPSFAIPAAALTNGFADIYPSGGGLVGLDGRTNSTPTYRIICRAGTNSETGPRIARVYLMLSWPYQAALSNAAGRYEVSSYVTLY, encoded by the coding sequence ATGAGCAAGGACGGCAGAAAGGGGTTTTCACTGGTCGAGGTGGTGCTGGCCCTCGGTATCTGCGCCTTTGTCCTGGTCGCCCTGCTGGGTTTGTTCAGCACCGGATTACGGGCGGGTCGGGAGTCCGAGGAGCAGGTCCAGGCTGCAAACCTTGCCTCCCAAATTCTCGCCACTCGCGTCGCGGCAGCCGGCGACACAAATCTCCCCAGCTTTGCCATCCCAGCCGCAGCGCTGACCAATGGGTTTGCCGACATCTATCCGTCCGGAGGCGGGCTTGTCGGATTGGATGGCCGAACCAACAGCACTCCGACCTATCGCATCATCTGCCGGGCGGGGACAAACTCCGAAACGGGTCCCCGGATCGCCAGGGTGTATCTCATGCTGAGCTGGCCATACCAGGCCGCACTGTCCAATGCCGCCGGGCGATACGAGGTTTCCTCCTATGTCACCTTGTATTGA
- a CDS encoding PEP-CTERM sorting domain-containing protein, producing MNRSLNSLTASLLAVLLVAGYARAATVIDFTSAEGYTNGVLNNQPGASPVWKTTGTSSFTGFQVDASNGGSVALDTTASSKLAGYATPVYFMSSGPVTMTMDFQFTQATASVGSATNAFGLVFASSQNAGGSATGLAWIGRSANTTDGYRLTAFGSSSALVTGTQLGLNSASSDNLSDVIRLTLTLTAVTSTSWNGTATLYNVTTGTQIANLVKNGITSAADLNNAMYGGFQIGSGTQMSSSNLANASVLSYTTTAVPEPGTYALLGLGLGGMAFVIRRRKALSSR from the coding sequence ATGAACCGAAGTCTCAACTCCCTCACCGCATCCCTTCTGGCTGTTCTTCTCGTTGCAGGTTACGCCCGCGCTGCCACGGTCATCGACTTCACGTCTGCCGAAGGCTATACGAATGGCGTTCTTAACAACCAACCTGGAGCCTCTCCAGTCTGGAAAACAACAGGAACCTCAAGCTTCACGGGATTTCAGGTCGACGCGTCGAATGGCGGTTCTGTCGCGCTGGACACGACGGCGAGCAGTAAGCTCGCGGGTTATGCGACTCCGGTCTATTTCATGTCGAGCGGACCCGTCACGATGACGATGGACTTTCAATTTACGCAGGCGACTGCATCAGTGGGTTCGGCGACCAATGCCTTTGGACTGGTTTTTGCGTCGAGTCAGAATGCCGGAGGCTCTGCTACTGGACTGGCTTGGATTGGCCGCTCGGCTAACACGACCGATGGCTATCGCCTGACCGCCTTTGGCTCCAGTTCCGCGCTAGTAACGGGCACGCAGTTGGGATTAAACTCGGCGTCATCGGACAATCTTTCCGATGTGATCAGGTTGACCCTCACCCTGACGGCCGTGACTTCCACCTCCTGGAACGGGACGGCAACTTTGTATAATGTGACGACCGGAACGCAGATCGCAAACCTCGTGAAGAACGGCATTACTTCGGCGGCCGATCTTAACAATGCCATGTACGGCGGATTTCAGATTGGCTCCGGCACCCAGATGTCGTCCTCCAATCTCGCAAATGCCTCGGTGCTCAGCTACACGACGACCGCAGTTCCCGAACCCGGTACCTATGCTTTGCTGGGATTGGGCCTGGGAGGCATGGCGTTCGTTATCCGCCGACGAAAGGCTCTGAGCTCTCGCTAA
- a CDS encoding carbohydrate binding domain-containing protein has protein sequence MNIHKSFVVLSMTVLSQSFLCAEQISNDWLEDGSASWTTKSAPGASVSASVITEDGQNVLQVVVADVASESGASGDVRVYRSFGGVEADQSYTIRFQAKAEEPGKAIVFIHPQDAPQQVLLRKDITVNQDWSDFTIKFTVKNASSLCVLGFAGIGKSNNTFTFREIVLEH, from the coding sequence ATGAACATCCACAAATCCTTCGTCGTCCTGTCCATGACCGTTCTCTCGCAGTCTTTTCTGTGCGCAGAGCAGATCAGCAATGACTGGCTGGAGGACGGGTCGGCCTCATGGACCACAAAAAGTGCACCCGGCGCGAGCGTGTCAGCCTCCGTGATCACCGAGGACGGTCAAAACGTCCTGCAGGTGGTCGTGGCTGACGTGGCCTCAGAATCAGGCGCATCCGGGGACGTGCGTGTGTATCGCTCGTTTGGCGGGGTGGAGGCAGACCAGAGCTACACCATCCGATTTCAGGCCAAGGCCGAGGAACCAGGAAAGGCGATCGTCTTCATTCATCCACAGGACGCCCCTCAGCAGGTCTTGCTGCGCAAGGACATCACCGTGAACCAGGATTGGAGCGATTTCACGATCAAGTTTACCGTCAAGAATGCGAGCAGCCTCTGTGTGCTGGGTTTTGCCGGGATCGGAAAAAGCAACAATACCTTCACCTTCCGTGAAATAGTACTGGAGCACTAG
- a CDS encoding pilus assembly FimT family protein produces MKTTARNQGHGFTLVELLTVIAVMSVLVSLAAPALSSMAKGSQMTQSLIELSGTLDQARQYAISRNTYVWVALRPNPNGPNGDELSMVVLASKSGTDPQPWSDYGTVPNDQIDLITRPRTFDQMRFEEAGKYTKNEIPGLDGKSATSITNTPSDNTAVFRVKLPGAASLIDFSRVIQFTPTGEARVSSSVIDVIEFGLHPTRGKAGDANNVAVLRVNGLTGQTAVYRP; encoded by the coding sequence ATGAAAACCACCGCTCGCAATCAAGGCCATGGCTTCACTCTCGTGGAGCTCCTGACGGTGATCGCCGTGATGAGCGTCCTCGTTTCCCTCGCTGCACCCGCCCTCAGCTCCATGGCCAAAGGCAGCCAGATGACCCAATCTCTGATCGAGCTTTCCGGCACGCTCGACCAGGCACGGCAGTATGCCATCTCCCGCAATACCTACGTCTGGGTCGCCCTGCGTCCCAACCCCAATGGCCCAAATGGGGACGAACTCAGCATGGTGGTACTCGCCTCCAAGTCCGGCACCGATCCCCAGCCATGGTCAGACTACGGCACCGTACCAAATGACCAGATCGATCTCATCACGCGTCCGCGCACATTTGATCAAATGCGCTTCGAGGAGGCTGGGAAATATACCAAGAACGAGATCCCAGGCCTGGACGGAAAGAGCGCGACCTCGATCACCAACACGCCGTCAGATAATACCGCCGTCTTCCGCGTCAAGCTCCCCGGAGCCGCCTCCCTGATCGATTTCAGCCGCGTCATCCAATTTACGCCCACAGGGGAAGCCCGCGTCTCATCCAGCGTCATCGATGTGATCGAGTTCGGACTGCATCCGACCCGCGGAAAGGCCGGAGATGCCAACAACGTGGCTGTGCTGCGCGTCAACGGCCTCACGGGCCAGACCGCGGTATACCGCCCCTGA